A region of Daphnia carinata strain CSIRO-1 chromosome 10, CSIRO_AGI_Dcar_HiC_V3, whole genome shotgun sequence DNA encodes the following proteins:
- the LOC130701255 gene encoding 10 kDa heat shock protein, mitochondrial-like, with amino-acid sequence MANALRRFIPMFDRVLIERAEAMTKTRGGIVIPEKAQQKVLKGTVVAVGPGSRTEKGDLVPLAVKVGDQVLLPEYGGTKVEIEEKEYHLFRESDLLAKIEQ; translated from the exons ATG gcAAACGCACTCAGACGATTTATTCCCATGTTCGATCGTGTTTTGATCGAAAGAGCTGAGGCCATGACCAAAACACGAGGAGGAATTGTTATTCCAGAGAAAGCTCaacaaaaggttttaaaaGGAACAGTCGTCGCAGTTGGACCTGGAAGCAGAACAGAG AAAGGTGATCTAGTTCCTTTGGCGGTGAAGGTTGGTGACCAAGTTTTACTTCCTGAGTATGGTGGCACTAAAGtcgaaattgaagaaaaagagtaCCACTTATTCCGTGAAAGTGACTTGTTGGCCAAGATAGAACAGTAA
- the LOC130701246 gene encoding protein scarlet-like gives MEPTTPVTTSETSSTEFSSSDFTPIGRLFQQPNVTEKQAEEIAFLSLTRPSSHTDRAIGATLTWRDLSVYVTAPKAKGNGVPFKRVLNNVRGALQPGSLVALMGASGAGKSTLLNALACRCPPGVVVDGEIRVNGRLIDRSFCDMSGYVYQDDIFVGSLTAREHLLFTARLKMNGNWTPYEQNLRVNELLTELGLIKCQNVVIGVPGVTKGLSGGERKRLSFASQVLTDPPVLFCDEPTTGLDTFSAERLVLMLKDLTQRGKTVVCTIHQPSSETFAMFDRLVLLAEGRIAYQGSSAGALGFFQSMGYVCPATYNPADFYVQTLAVIPGLEDTSRATVRAICDRFIVTSTAKQIDLLIQFETSLGQEMLDLSTKKGYQPVELHQARWMIQFIWLLWRAFVDSYRNPAVHTLRIIQKIAIALLAGLCFHGVLGTRDQKTIQNIQGALFILTTENTFPALYGALGIFPMEWPLFLRDARSGLYSPSAYYLSKVVALMPGYVVETFVFVSIAYWLMGLKPEAGAFLYSCWILMVTCNTAAACGTFFSAACESIAVAISFLIPFDYILFITGGVLISLSSLPDYVSWTKYLSWFLYTNEALSAVQWQNVTSIRCENFNFPCLHNGQEVMKHFNFDSSHFSADITSMLFIYCIFHFLGLMALVKRSRS, from the exons ATGGAACCCACCACGCCAGTTACGACGTCCGAAACGTCGTCGACTGAGTTTTCCTCTTCGGACTTCACTCCCATCGGAAGATTATTCCAACAGCCAAATGTAACCGAAAAACAGGCTGAAGAG ATTGCATTCTTGTCGTTGACGAGACCTAGTAGTCATACCGATCGTGCTATCGGTGCCACTCTCACCTGGCGTGATTTGAGCGTCTACGTGACGGCACCAAAAGCCAAAGGCAATGGTGTCCCCTTCAAACGAGTCTTGAATAATG TTCGTGGAGCTTTACAACCCGGTTCCCTCGTCGCCTTAATGGGCGCTAG TGGAGCAGGCAAATCTACTTTGCTCAATGCATTGGCGTGCAGATGTCCTC CTGGAGTCGTGGTTGATGGCGAAATCCGCGTCAATGGTCGGCTGATCGACCGATCTTTCTGTGACATGAGCGGCTATGTTTATCAGGATGACATCTTTGTTGGTTCGTTGACAGCCAGGGAACATCTCCTTTTCACTGCCCGTCTCAAAATGAATGGCAATTGGACGCCATATGAGCAAAACTTGCGTGTCAATGAGCTTCTGACCGAACTGGGATTAATCAAATGTCAAAATGTTGTGATTGGAGTGCCAGGTGTAACTAAAGGCTTGTCCGGCGGAGAGCGTAAACGACTCTCATTTGCTTCTCaa GTGTTGACTGATCCCCCTGTCCTCTTCTGTGATGAACCAACTACCGGTCTTGACACTTTCTCTGCCGAGAGACTTGTTTTGATGTTGAAAG ATTTGACTCAACGGGGGAAAACGGTGGTTTGTACCATCCATCAGCCTTCGTCGGAAACATTTGCCATGTTTGATCGTCTTGTTCTGTTGGCTGAGGGTCGTATTGCTTATCAAGGTTCTTCAGCTGGTGCTCTTGGTTTCTTCCAAAG tatgGGCTATGTGTGTCCTGCTACTTATAATCCTGCAGATTTCTACGTACAAACGCTAGCTGTTATCCCTGGATTGGAAGATACTAGTCGTGCAACAGTCCGAGCTATTTGCGATCGGTTCATCGTAACGTCCacagcaaaacaaatagatCTTCTCATTCAGTTCGAGACGAGCCTCGGCCAGGAAATGTTGGATCTGTCTACAAAGAAAGGCTATCAACCTGTTGAACT TCACCAAGCACGATGGATGATACAGTTCATTTGGCTGCTATGGCGAGCTTTTGTTGATTCATATCGCAATCCAGCTGTGCACACCCTACGTATCATCCAGAAAATC GCAATCGCTCTTCTCGCGGGACTTTGCTTCCATGGCGTGCTGGGCACAAGAGATCAAAAGACTATTCAAAATATCCAGGGTGCTTTATTCATCCTAACCACCGAAAACACTTTTCCTGCCCTTTACGGTGCCTTAGGAATTTTTCCCATGGAGTGGCCATTATTCTTGAGAGATGCACGCAGTGGACTCTATTCACCTTCTGCTTACTACCTTTCTAAAGTAGTAGCCTTG ATGCCAGGATATGTTGTTGaaactttcgttttcgtttctaTTGCCTACTGGCTAATGGGGCTGAAACCAGAAGCTGGTGCTTTTCTATATTCTTGCTGGATTCTGATGGTTACTTGCAATACTGCTGCTGCATGTG GAACGTTCTTTTCAGCTGCTTGCGAATCCATTGCAGTGGCTATAAGCTTCCTCATTCCTTTCGATTACATTCTTTTCATCACTGGAGGTGTGCTCATCAGTCTCAG CTCGTTGCCAGATTACGTGTCGTGGACCAAATATCTTTCGTGGTTTCTGTACACAAATGAAGCTCTATCTGCTGTACAATGGCAAAATGTTACATCCATTCGCTGTGAGAACTTCAATTTCCCTTGCTTACATAATGGACAGGAAGTTATGAAACACTTCAATTTCGATTCTAGTCATTTTTCAGCTGATATTACCAGCATGCTTTTTATCTATtgcattttccatttccttgGTCTTATGGCCCTAGTTAAACGTTCACGGTCCTAG